In the genome of Falsirhodobacter halotolerans, the window GTGGCGGCAACGACACCCTGCACGGCGGATCGGGGAACGACTCGCTTAACGGCGGGACGGGCAACGACAAGCTGTATGGCGGCAGCGGCAACGACACGCTGAACGGCGGGGCAGGGGCCGATTATCTGGATGGCGGCAGCGGCATGGATTATGTCGATTACCGCGATTCAAATGCGGGCGTGAACATCGACCTGGGCAAGGGCATCGCCAAGGGCGGTCATGCCGAAGGCGACACGCTTGTCGGCATCGATGGCATCTATGGTTCGAAATTCGATGACACGCTGATCGGGTTCGACAACTCCAGCAAGGATCCCAACGACACCTACACCAACGTCATTCATGGCGGTGACGGCAACGATTTCATCGATGGGCGTGGTGGGGACGACTCCCTCTATGGCGACGCGGGGGATGACACGATCCTGGGCGGCGACGGCAACGACTACATCGAAGGCGGCACCGGAAACGACTCCCTGAAGGGCGAAGCGGGCCACGACACGATTCTGGGCGGTGACGGCGACGATTACATCGACGGCGGCACCGGGAACGACGTCCTGAAGGGCGATGCCGGCAATGACACGATCCTGGGTGGCGAAGGCGACGATTACATCGACGGCGGCACCGGGAACGACCTTCTGAAGGGCGGCGCTGGCAACGACACGATCCTGGGCGGTGACGGTGACGACATCATTGACGGCGGTGCGGGGAACGACCTGCTGAAGGGTGGTGCGGGCAATGACGTTCTGGTCGGCGGCCTTGGCAAGGATACGATGCTGGGCGGGGACGGAAACGACCTGCTGGTCATCGGCCGGGGTGACGATGCGAGCGGTGGAAACGGAAACGACTACTTCTGGCTGGATGACTCGATCGACCGCGACATGGTCAAGGATCGCGACATCTATGTCGATGGTGGCGATAACGAGGCCGTCTCCAAGGACAACCCGGGCGACGTTCTGAACCTTGGCAAGGCCGAGGGCTGGCGTAACCAGAAGAACATGAACGACAAGGGCCTGTGGGACGGTTCGGGCGTCGTGACGTTGAAGGACGGAACGAAGGTTCACTACAAGAACATCGAGCAGGTGATCTGCCTGACGCCCGGCGCGATGATCCTGACGACCTCCGGTCTGCGTCCGGTCGAAACGCTGCGCGCGGGTGACATGGTCATCACGCGGGACAACGGACCGCAGGCCATCCGCTGGATCGGCAACTCCACCGTCTCGGGCCAGGGCGCCTTTGCACCGGTGCGGTTGCTTCAGGGGGCGGTGCCCGGACTGACGGCCGATCTGCTGGTGTCGCCGCAGCACCGGATGCTGCTGCAATCCTTCCGGTCCGAACTGATGTTCGGCGCGCGTGAGGTTCTGACGGCGGCCAAGCACATGGTGGACGGCACCCGCGCCGTGATCGAGGAAGTGGAGCAGGTGACCTATCTGCACATGATCTTCGACAAGCACGAGGTCATCTTCGCCAACGGCGCCCCGACCGAGAGCTTCCATCCCGCCAGCTACAGCATAGGCGGTTTGGCCGAGGCCACGCGTGAGGAACTGTTCGCGATCTTCCCCGAACTGCGCGCAATGCCCGACAGCTATGGCCAGTCGGCACGCCGGGTTCTCAAGGCCTATGAGGCGAAGGCCCTGCTGGCGGCCTAACCGCCGGTATGGCTCATGTGGCGGGGCATCTGTCCCGCCACGGTCTGACGACCGTAGTCGAAATCGTGGCCTTTCGGCTTGCGGGTGATCGCGTCACGGATGGCCGCGCGCAGAACGTCCTCATCGTCGCTGTCGCGTAGAACCGCCCGCAGATCGGCGCGATCCTCCTGTCCCAGGCACAGATACAATTCGCCCGTGCAGGTCAGCCGCACGCGGTTGCAGCTTTCGCAGAAATTGTGGGTCAGCGGCGTGATGAAGCCGATCTTCTGCATCGTTTCGCCGACGCGCACATAACGGGCAGGTCCGCCAGTCCGTTCGGTCAGCGGATGCAGGGTGAAGCGTTCGGCCAACCGGGCGCGCAGATCGGCCAAGGGCCAGTATTGATCCAGCCGCCCCTCCATATCGCCCATCGGCATCACTTCGATGAAGGTCAGATCGTGCCCTTCGCGTGCGCACCAGTCGGCAAGGGTGAAGAGCTCGTCCTCGTTGAAG includes:
- a CDS encoding Hint domain-containing protein, with the protein product MTSQSSGGTATNGNDTLYGTDGNDTIDAKGGNDVVYGKGGDDLLIGGSGNDTIFGGAGNDTIYGDVKDGAAQVTSSTIQWKEFQDAKSQQVEDGPIKMTVGYNPTGQNSSGQIVEYGGQSGVRMYQSGKGATDTLTTKFSPTSADGTTTVDNVSFKIHDIDCYYSDKGNFVDVVTIRAYGPDGKLLPVTYTYGGQPSVTTTGEAVIKGATSARTNGPLDEKGIAQIVIKGPVSKIDVIYTNGASSNAYHPHEIYVGDMSYTATSNQEGDDVLYGDDGHDALYGGGGNDTLHGGSGNDSLNGGTGNDKLYGGSGNDTLNGGAGADYLDGGSGMDYVDYRDSNAGVNIDLGKGIAKGGHAEGDTLVGIDGIYGSKFDDTLIGFDNSSKDPNDTYTNVIHGGDGNDFIDGRGGDDSLYGDAGDDTILGGDGNDYIEGGTGNDSLKGEAGHDTILGGDGDDYIDGGTGNDVLKGDAGNDTILGGEGDDYIDGGTGNDLLKGGAGNDTILGGDGDDIIDGGAGNDLLKGGAGNDVLVGGLGKDTMLGGDGNDLLVIGRGDDASGGNGNDYFWLDDSIDRDMVKDRDIYVDGGDNEAVSKDNPGDVLNLGKAEGWRNQKNMNDKGLWDGSGVVTLKDGTKVHYKNIEQVICLTPGAMILTTSGLRPVETLRAGDMVITRDNGPQAIRWIGNSTVSGQGAFAPVRLLQGAVPGLTADLLVSPQHRMLLQSFRSELMFGAREVLTAAKHMVDGTRAVIEEVEQVTYLHMIFDKHEVIFANGAPTESFHPASYSIGGLAEATREELFAIFPELRAMPDSYGQSARRVLKAYEAKALLAA